CCCGGGCGCCCGGGCCGCTCTCCGGATCAACCCCTCGTGCAGCAGGAGTTCCGCAGGAAGCGCGCTACCGTGACTGACCGATGTCAGCAGCCTGGCCACGCCCACGGGGGCTCAGCCGCCTGATGCCACAGTCCGTGTCGAGCACCGGACTTCGCCCGTTCCGCTGAGCCGTAGTGCCACCGGTCGGCTGCCCTGCCATGGCTGGGTCAGCGGCCCAGGCCGGAACCGCCGTCGACCGGGATGATGGCGCCGGTGATGTAACTGGCCTGGTCAGAGGCGAGGAACCGGATGGCGGCGGCGGTCTCGTCGGGATGGGCAGAGCGGGCGAGCGGGATCTGGCTGAGCAAGGCGGTGCGCCGACCGGCTGAGAGGGCGTCGGTCATGCCGGTGTCAACCAAGCCCGGTGCGATGACGTTGCAGGTGATGTTGCGCGAGCCCAGCTCACGGACCAGGCCGATCAGAGCGGCCTTGGCAGCGGCGTAGTTGGCCTGGCCGGCGGCGCCTTGGAGGGCGACCACCGAGGAGACAAGGACGATCCGCCCCTTTCCCGCTCGCAGCATCCCGTGGGCGGCCCGCTGGACCGTACGATAGACAGCCGTGAGATTGGTGTCGAGCACGGTGGACAGGTCCTCCTCGGACATCCGCGTCAACAGCGTGTCCCAGGTGATGCCCGCGTTGGCTACCAAGACCTCGACCGGGCCGTGCCGCTCCTCGATCTGCTGGTAGGCCGACTCCACATGGTTGGGATCGGTGATGTCGCAGCGGATGGCCAGGCAGCCCGCGTCGGTGAGGGTCTGCGGTGGCTCGCTCGAATGGCAGGTGACCGCGACCCGGTCGCCGAGTTCGGTGAAGGCGCGCGCGGAAGCGAGCCCGATGCCACGGTTGCCTCCGGTGGCGAACACAGAGCGTTCATTCTGTTCATCCCTCCAGTTCCCGTACCAGCACGGCGGCCTGGGCCCGGCTGCGTAGGTTCAGCTTGCTGAGCAGGCGGCTCACATGGGTCTTGACCGTGGTCTCCGCCATCTGTAGACGGGTCGAGATCTCGGCGTTCGACAGACCCCAGCCGAGGCAGGACAGCACCTCGCGCTCCCGGGGAGTGAGCGTCTCCAGCGCCGCGGAGTCGGTGAGCCTGTCGCCCCGGGAGGCCCGCGAGGAGGCGTATTCGGCGATCAGACGCCAGCCGATGGTGGGCGCGATCAGGCCGTTGCCGG
The sequence above is a segment of the Streptomyces griseoviridis genome. Coding sequences within it:
- a CDS encoding SDR family oxidoreductase, with product MFATGGNRGIGLASARAFTELGDRVAVTCHSSEPPQTLTDAGCLAIRCDITDPNHVESAYQQIEERHGPVEVLVANAGITWDTLLTRMSEEDLSTVLDTNLTAVYRTVQRAAHGMLRAGKGRIVLVSSVVALQGAAGQANYAAAKAALIGLVRELGSRNITCNVIAPGLVDTGMTDALSAGRRTALLSQIPLARSAHPDETAAAIRFLASDQASYITGAIIPVDGGSGLGR